In Tubulanus polymorphus chromosome 2, tnTubPoly1.2, whole genome shotgun sequence, a single window of DNA contains:
- the LOC141900493 gene encoding bile acid-CoA:amino acid N-acyltransferase-like — translation MNISLPMIRCSLFRKYSFGRCVIEKLCVSKMSHNVIEKGVECHLRVTPDTDLMDTPLTIKADNIKPLENVTLYSEMREGRFKFGAYSYFVTGPDGTLDLTRDPSVGGSYAGVHPNGLLWGMEALPGQRPGIRLMKKDATTPFDIKLKMFSDHVKFEDILDNAPCLIPLGSVDIKRWYKSAEVERRVIRSGRIRGTYFRPVGAGPFPAVVDMFGTNGGCVEHRAALLASRGIASLALAYFAYDDLPSEVDHLDMAYFVEAVDWLREQGDVDSCHGIGVVGVSKGAEIALMMTEVCSYITAAVAINPFSHSLVWPTAIHGHIRPNFPKDFHSEEKSVRRYKNLIYPACDIDHENRSMIEVEKSDTAKFLFILGQCDSACHPQSTYDLVNRLRKHGRENYEVLLCPGAGHIIDPPNTPLTRYCYHNIFKYVFEYGGEKMLHAKAQEKAWSEMLKFLKSTLQPSI, via the coding sequence ATGAATATTTCGCTACCGATGATTAGATGTTCATTGTTCCGCAAGTATTCATTTGGAAGGTGTGTCATTGAGAAGCTGTGTGTTTCGAAGATGAGCCATAATGTTATTGAAAAAGGAGTAGAATGCCATTTGCGAGTCACTCCTGATACCGATCTTATGGATACACCGCTTACAATCAAGGCCGATAATATCAAACCGCTCGAAAATGTGACGCTCTATTCGGAAATGCGCGAAGGTCGTTTTAAATTTGGCGCATACAGCTATTTCGTGACTGGACCAGATGGGACATTAGACCTGACAAGAGATCCATCGGTAGGGGGTAGTTATGCAGGTGTCCATCCTAATGGGCTTCTCTGGGGCATGGAAGCACTACCCGGACAAAGACCTGGCATTCGCTTGATGAAGAAGGACGCCACGACCCCTTTCgatatcaaattaaaaatgtTCTCCGATCATGTCAAATTCGAAGATATCCTAGACAACGCGCCATGTTTGATACCTTTGGGTAGTGTCGACATAAAGCGATGGTATAAATCTGCAGAGGTTGAACGGAGAGTTATTCGCTCCGGCAGAATCAGAGGCACGTATTTCCGCCCGGTTGGAGCAGGACCATTTCCCGCGGTCGTCGACATGTTCGGTACGAACGGAGGCTGTGTCGAACACAGAGCCGCATTGTTGGCATCAAGAGGCATCGCTAGTTTAGCCTTAGCATATTTTGCTTACGACGATTTGCCTTCGGAGGTCGATCATTTGGACATGGCTTATTTTGTGGAAGCGGTCGATTGGCTTCGCGAGCAAGGGGACGTAGATTCGTGTCATGGAATCGGCGTGGTTGGTGTGTCTAAAGGAGCCGAAATTGCGTTAATGATGACAGAAGTGTGCAGCTATATCACAGCTGCTGTCGCCATAAACCCGTTCAGCCACTCTCTGGTATGGCCGACCGCGATACATGGCCACATAAGACCCAACTTTCCGAAAGACTTTCATTCCGAAGAGAAATCCGTTCGCCGATACAAAAACTTAATCTACCCCGCGTGTGATATCGACCATGAAAACCGTTCTATGATTGAAGTTGAAAAATCCGATACGGCTaaatttttgtttattctagGCCAGTGTGATTCGGCATGCCATCCGCAAAGCACTTACGACCTAGTGAATCGCCTACGCAAGCACGGTCGCGAAAACTACGAAGTTCTCCTCTGTCCCGGGGCTGGGCATATAATCGACCCACCTAACACCCCGTTGACTCGATATTGTTAtcataatattttcaaatacgtGTTCGAGTACGGCGGAGAGAAAATGCTTCACGCCAAAGCCCAGGAGAAAGCCTGGAGCGAGATGttgaaattcttaaaatcgACGCTACAACCATCTATCTAG